The Mangifera indica cultivar Alphonso unplaced genomic scaffold, CATAS_Mindica_2.1 Un_0045, whole genome shotgun sequence genome includes a window with the following:
- the LOC123206687 gene encoding transcription factor JAMYB-like, producing MEADHMGDFSSSTCDQRSEEEVEVRKGPWTLEEDSLLMNYVRIHGEGRWNSVARCAGLKRTGKSCRLRWLNYLRPDVRRGNITLQEQLMILQLHSRLGNRWSKIAEHLPGRTDNEIKNYWRTRVQKQAKQLKCDVNSKQFRDAMLYVWMPRLIERIQAATTNSPTIQPTSNLTTTTITTTAETTSTHADLRMSQIHHSTELSWDSVDAHIDNSQNWSELYPYNTSGLWDWSKSSLDIHLSWDSMDACLDNSQNWSELYPYNMSSSWDWSKPGLDIQLSRDSVDAHIDNSQNWSELYPYRTSSSWDWSKSGLDVHEGDQSLESLSNDEGVWL from the exons ATGGAAGCTGATCACATGGGAGATTTTAGTTCTTCAACTTGCGATCAACGAAGTGAAGAAGAAGTGGAGGTGAGAAAAGGGCCATGGACTCTTGAAGAGGATTCATTGCTTATGAATTACGTTAGAATTCATGGTGAAGGTCGTTGGAACTCTGTAGCTCGCTGTGCAG GACTAAAACGAACGGGAAAAAGCTGCAGGCTAAGGTGGTTAAATTACTTGCGCCCAGATGTTCGAAGGGGAAACATCACTCTTCAAGAACAACTAATGATTCTTCAACTCCACTCTCGCTTGGGAAACAG GTGGTCAAAAATAGCTGAACATTTGCCAGGAAGAACAGACAATGAGATAAAAAACTACTGGAGAACAAGAGTTCAAAAGCAAGCAAAGCAGCTCAAATGTGACGTTAACAGTAAGCAATTTAGAGATGCCATGCTTTACGTTTGGATGCCTCGTTTAATTGAGAGGATCCAAGCGGCAACAACCAATTCACCAACGATTCAACCCACTTCAAAcctcaccaccaccaccatcaccaccaCTGCAGAGACTACAAGCACTCATGCAGACTTACGCATGAGTCAAATTCATCACTCCACTGAGTTGTCTTGGGACTCCGTGGATGCCCATATAGACAATTCACAAAACTGGTCAGAGCTTTACCCATATAACACGTCTGGCTTATGGGACTGGTCTAAATCGAGTTTAGATATTCACTTGTCTTGGGACTCGATGGATGCCTGTCTGGATAATTCACAAAACTGGTCGGAGCTTTACCCATATAACATGTCTAGCTCATGGGACTGGTCTAAACCGGGTTTGGATATCCAATTATCTCGGGACTCGGTGGATGCCCATATAGACAATTCACAAAACTGGTCAGAGCTTTACCCATATAGGACGTCTAGCTCATGGGATTGGTCTAAATCGGGTTTGGACGTCCATGAAGGCGATCAGTCATTGGAGAGTTTGTCAAATGATGAGGGTGTCTGGTTGTAG